The following proteins come from a genomic window of Elusimicrobiota bacterium:
- the ppsA gene encoding phosphoenolpyruvate synthase, translating into MNVSVPRVRWFEDLRLVDVPSVGGKNASLGELTGRLRGAGVRVPEGFATTAAAFWEFLDAAGLRGEIRRRLDDFHRGAKSLQQTGAALRASFRAAPLPEPLQNALRSAHAELARRAGVRRLSVAVRSSATAEDLPEASFAGQHESYLNIVGEEALLRAVRDCFASLFTDRAISYREQKGFDHLKIALSVGVQRMVRSDKACAGVMFTLDPETGFPRVVVIDAVWGLGENIVQGISTPDEYVVFKPLLDNPAARPILARSLGRKEKRMVFAPGAVPTRNRLTTARERAAWTLSDDEVLRLARWGAAIEKHYGKPMDIEWAKDGDTGDLFIVQARPETVQSQKTGSVKTYTLKGKGPRLVEGIAIGDAIAAGPSQVIRDPKDMGRFKAGSVLVTAATNPDWVPLMKKAAAIVTEHGGRTSHAAIVSRELGVPAVVGAARAIAALREGREVTVSCAEGERGFVYDGRLAFEAREVPLEALGELPVRILMNVASPEAAFRGWRLPARGIGLARMEFIISDQIKIHPMALAHFERVRGPDRARILKLTAGHKDIRAYFVDRLAAGIAQIAASRWPDPVIVRLSDFKTNEYSRLLGGRGFEPKEENPMIGFRGASRYYDPRYKDGFALECRALKKVREGIGLENVVVMVPFCRTLKEADAVLATMAEFGLKRGERGLQVYVMCEIPSNVILAEDFADRFDGFSIGSNDLTQLTLGVDRDSGLLAKVFDERDEAVKTMIRMVIAAAHRKGRPVGICGQAPSDYPDFTQFLVEAGIDSLSLNPDSVVPMTKRLLDASTPKRV; encoded by the coding sequence ATGAACGTCTCCGTCCCGCGTGTCCGATGGTTTGAAGATCTTCGGCTCGTCGACGTGCCCTCCGTCGGCGGCAAGAACGCCTCCCTGGGCGAGTTGACCGGCCGCCTGCGCGGGGCCGGCGTGCGGGTCCCCGAGGGGTTCGCCACCACGGCCGCCGCCTTTTGGGAATTCCTGGACGCGGCGGGTCTCCGCGGCGAAATCCGTCGCCGGTTGGACGATTTCCACCGAGGCGCCAAATCCCTTCAACAAACCGGCGCGGCGTTGCGCGCGTCGTTTCGCGCCGCGCCCCTGCCCGAACCCCTGCAAAACGCCCTTCGCTCCGCCCACGCCGAACTCGCCCGCCGCGCCGGGGTCCGCCGTTTGTCCGTGGCGGTGCGCTCCAGCGCCACGGCCGAGGACCTGCCCGAGGCCAGTTTCGCCGGCCAACACGAATCCTATCTGAACATCGTCGGCGAAGAGGCCCTGCTCCGCGCCGTGCGCGACTGTTTCGCGTCGCTCTTCACGGACCGGGCGATCAGTTACCGGGAACAAAAAGGGTTTGACCATCTTAAAATCGCCCTGTCCGTGGGCGTGCAACGCATGGTCCGGTCCGACAAGGCCTGCGCGGGGGTGATGTTCACCCTCGATCCCGAAACGGGTTTCCCCCGGGTGGTCGTCATCGACGCCGTGTGGGGCCTCGGGGAAAACATTGTCCAGGGGATCTCCACCCCGGACGAGTACGTCGTGTTCAAACCGCTCCTCGACAACCCCGCGGCGCGGCCGATCCTCGCCCGGTCCCTGGGTCGAAAAGAAAAGAGGATGGTGTTCGCCCCGGGGGCCGTCCCGACGCGGAACCGGCTCACCACCGCGCGGGAACGCGCCGCCTGGACGCTCTCCGACGATGAGGTTCTTCGATTGGCGCGTTGGGGGGCCGCCATCGAAAAACACTACGGCAAACCCATGGACATCGAATGGGCGAAGGACGGGGACACCGGCGACTTGTTCATTGTCCAGGCCCGCCCCGAAACCGTCCAATCGCAGAAAACGGGCTCGGTCAAAACGTACACGCTCAAGGGGAAAGGCCCGCGCCTGGTGGAGGGCATCGCCATCGGCGACGCCATCGCCGCGGGGCCGAGCCAGGTGATCCGGGATCCGAAGGACATGGGGCGCTTCAAGGCCGGGTCCGTTCTGGTGACCGCGGCCACGAACCCCGATTGGGTTCCGCTCATGAAAAAAGCCGCCGCCATCGTCACCGAGCACGGGGGGCGCACCTCCCACGCCGCCATCGTGAGCCGGGAGTTGGGGGTTCCCGCCGTGGTCGGCGCGGCCCGCGCCATCGCCGCCTTGCGGGAGGGCCGGGAGGTCACGGTGTCCTGCGCCGAAGGGGAGCGGGGGTTTGTTTACGACGGACGATTGGCTTTTGAAGCCCGCGAGGTCCCTCTGGAGGCACTGGGGGAATTGCCGGTGCGGATCCTGATGAACGTGGCGAGTCCGGAGGCGGCTTTTCGCGGTTGGCGCCTGCCCGCCCGGGGCATCGGGCTCGCGCGCATGGAGTTCATCATCAGCGACCAGATCAAGATCCATCCCATGGCCCTGGCGCATTTCGAGCGGGTGCGCGGACCGGACCGGGCGCGCATTTTGAAATTGACCGCCGGGCACAAGGACATTCGCGCTTACTTCGTGGATCGGCTGGCCGCGGGCATCGCTCAAATCGCCGCCTCCCGTTGGCCGGACCCGGTGATCGTTCGTTTGTCGGATTTCAAGACCAACGAATACAGCCGGTTGCTGGGGGGGCGGGGTTTTGAGCCGAAGGAAGAAAATCCCATGATCGGGTTCCGGGGGGCGTCTCGCTATTACGACCCGAGGTACAAAGACGGCTTCGCGCTGGAATGCCGCGCGCTCAAGAAAGTCCGGGAGGGGATTGGCCTCGAGAACGTGGTGGTGATGGTTCCCTTTTGCCGGACGCTCAAAGAGGCCGACGCCGTGCTGGCGACGATGGCGGAGTTCGGGTTGAAACGCGGCGAAAGGGGCCTGCAGGTCTACGTGATGTGCGAAATCCCCTCCAACGTGATTCTGGCGGAGGACTTCGCGGACCGGTTCGACGGGTTCTCCATCGGGTCCAACGATTTAACGCAATTGACCCTGGGCGTGGACCGCGATTCGGGCCTTTTGGCGAAGGTCTTCGACGAGCGGGACGAAGCGGTCAAAACGATGATCCGCATGGTGATCGCCGCCGCGCACCGCAAGGGACGCCCCGTGGGCATCTGCGGCCAGGCCCCGTCGGATTACCCCGACTTCACGCAATTCCTCGTCGAAGCGGGCATCGACTCCCTCTCCCTCAACCCCGACAGCGTGGTGCCCATGACGAAGCGCCTGTTGGACGCGTCGACGCCGAAGCGGGTTTGA
- a CDS encoding AI-2E family transporter, producing MDGPVLNAPEFPDRRSDGRPLLFRIFFFAAFGFLLYQLLKIVAPFFNAILVAIVLAMVFYPLHVRFLRWFRNRTNLAAAVSVSSLFLMVVVPMVFFLLLFGKQAAALYPWAQEQVQAVRADPHNAIEDRLPAPLKKLWVRGQDLMDKAGTNTKDLVLNAVEKFGSNVSGFGASLLKNTLVFVIQTAIMVFTLFFLFRDGARVSRAIVELIPMEEVHKAHILTRLNETLTAVVRGMFIVASVQGLLAGVGYAVAGVRFSVVLGFATAFFALIPIIGATTVWLPVSLMLIAKGWVVPGVGLMIWGALVVSMVDNFLRPFIIGEQAKLPIALLFFGTLGGLQAYGPIGLIVGPLIVATVLAFAKIYGEQVAAAKKRAHGAA from the coding sequence ATGGACGGACCCGTCTTGAACGCCCCGGAGTTCCCCGACCGGCGTTCCGACGGCCGCCCCCTTCTCTTCCGCATCTTCTTTTTCGCGGCCTTCGGTTTCCTCCTTTATCAACTGCTTAAAATCGTGGCGCCGTTTTTCAACGCCATCCTGGTGGCCATCGTCCTGGCCATGGTGTTTTACCCTTTGCACGTTCGTTTCCTCCGTTGGTTCCGCAACCGGACCAACCTGGCCGCGGCGGTGAGCGTGAGCTCCCTGTTCCTCATGGTGGTGGTGCCGATGGTGTTTTTCCTCCTGCTTTTCGGGAAACAGGCCGCCGCCCTTTACCCCTGGGCCCAGGAACAGGTCCAGGCCGTGCGCGCCGACCCCCACAACGCCATTGAGGACCGACTCCCCGCGCCGCTCAAAAAACTGTGGGTCCGCGGGCAAGACCTCATGGACAAGGCGGGCACGAACACCAAAGACCTCGTGCTCAACGCCGTTGAAAAATTCGGCTCCAACGTTTCGGGCTTCGGGGCGTCCCTTTTGAAAAACACCCTGGTCTTCGTCATTCAGACGGCCATCATGGTTTTCACGTTGTTCTTCCTTTTCCGCGACGGGGCACGGGTGTCCCGGGCCATTGTCGAGCTCATCCCCATGGAGGAAGTCCACAAGGCCCACATCCTCACCCGGCTCAACGAAACCCTGACGGCGGTGGTCCGCGGCATGTTTATCGTGGCCTCGGTCCAGGGGCTCCTGGCGGGCGTGGGCTACGCCGTGGCGGGGGTGCGCTTTTCCGTCGTTCTCGGGTTCGCCACCGCCTTTTTCGCGCTCATCCCGATCATCGGCGCCACGACGGTGTGGCTGCCGGTGAGCCTGATGCTCATCGCCAAAGGCTGGGTTGTCCCCGGCGTGGGGCTCATGATCTGGGGCGCGCTCGTGGTCAGCATGGTGGACAACTTCCTCCGCCCGTTCATCATTGGGGAACAGGCCAAGCTCCCCATCGCGCTCCTCTTTTTCGGCACCCTGGGCGGCCTGCAGGCCTACGGCCCCATCGGTCTCATTGTGGGCCCCTTGATCGTCGCGACGGTCCTGGCCTTCGCCAAGATTTACGGCGAACAGGTCGCCGCCGCGAAAAAGCGCGCCCATGGAGCGGCGTAA
- a CDS encoding universal stress protein, whose protein sequence is MNILLAVDGSNHSKRASDLLARATAGAHRVTVLNVTPTPVPAPEKNLTSVTEALKKSAVALTEAVARDLRRARGWKARAVVVESMDVAGAVLAQAVQTKADLIVLGARGLNPVKAIFLGSVSQKILERATVPVWIVRGGGRKKSFHAVLAVDGTPGGERASAFLKRFGPVGGARLSLVHAVLHPLAAWRPGPFGLPTEAYLSVDLLKQTRADLLTKGRTVLARAAKRWAGRRPPADILLREGFPAETLLDAAGARGADVIVMGRRGLSRLDRFLIGSVSRKVASHAAGSVLIVP, encoded by the coding sequence ATGAACATCCTGTTGGCCGTTGACGGGTCGAACCATTCCAAACGGGCGTCGGATTTGTTGGCGCGGGCGACCGCCGGGGCGCACCGCGTGACCGTGTTGAACGTGACCCCCACGCCCGTCCCGGCCCCCGAGAAAAATTTGACCTCCGTGACGGAGGCCCTTAAGAAAAGCGCCGTGGCCTTGACCGAGGCTGTCGCGCGGGACCTGCGGCGGGCGCGCGGTTGGAAGGCACGGGCGGTTGTGGTCGAATCCATGGACGTGGCCGGCGCGGTTCTCGCCCAGGCGGTCCAAACCAAGGCGGATTTGATCGTCCTGGGGGCCCGGGGTTTGAACCCGGTCAAGGCGATCTTCCTCGGCAGCGTCTCGCAAAAAATCCTGGAGCGGGCCACGGTCCCGGTCTGGATCGTCCGGGGCGGCGGGCGAAAGAAATCCTTCCACGCGGTGTTGGCGGTCGATGGAACGCCCGGCGGCGAGAGGGCGTCGGCGTTTTTGAAACGCTTCGGACCGGTCGGCGGCGCGCGCCTTTCGCTGGTCCACGCGGTGTTGCACCCCTTGGCGGCCTGGCGGCCGGGTCCCTTCGGCCTTCCGACCGAGGCCTACCTCTCCGTGGACTTGCTCAAACAAACCCGGGCGGATTTACTCACAAAAGGCCGGACCGTCTTGGCCCGGGCGGCGAAACGTTGGGCGGGCCGACGGCCTCCGGCGGACATTTTGCTCCGTGAAGGCTTTCCCGCGGAAACGCTGTTGGACGCGGCCGGGGCGCGGGGCGCGGATGTGATCGTGATGGGTCGGCGGGGACTCTCCCGCCTGGACCGGTTTTTAATCGGCAGCGTGTCCCGCAAAGTGGCCTCGCACGCCGCCGGTTCGGTGTTGATCGTTCCCTAA
- a CDS encoding RNA methyltransferase: protein MERRKPNPAAPGLPAATTPTRPLGDRAHPLVRRMRDARDGRDPRSLFVEGARLVAELLESPLRPREAVILTARYRDPRFFPLIDALKAKGAPLHFVSETVMTYISDLDAAPGLAVRADRPPPAAVPPNGSLFVLLDGLQSPANAGAVLRVAEAAGADAVGALPGTVDLLSPKALRASAGSAFRVPLFRLEKPGDLPRSDLTFLVADARGDVDYTDFDWTRPTALLLGGEGAGPRSAPLADLNVRKVRVPMAGRTESLNVAVAAGILLMEARRQRTRAS, encoded by the coding sequence ATGGAGCGGCGTAAACCCAACCCCGCCGCGCCGGGTCTCCCCGCCGCCACCACCCCGACCCGCCCCCTGGGCGACCGCGCGCACCCCCTCGTGCGCCGAATGCGGGACGCCCGCGACGGACGCGACCCCCGTTCCCTGTTCGTGGAAGGCGCCCGCCTGGTGGCCGAGCTTTTGGAATCCCCGTTGCGGCCCCGGGAGGCCGTGATCCTCACCGCCCGTTACCGGGATCCGCGGTTTTTCCCCTTGATCGACGCTCTCAAAGCCAAGGGCGCGCCGCTTCACTTCGTGTCCGAAACGGTGATGACCTACATCAGCGATCTGGACGCGGCCCCCGGTTTGGCGGTCCGGGCCGACCGCCCGCCCCCGGCGGCCGTGCCCCCGAACGGATCGCTGTTCGTGCTTTTGGACGGGCTCCAATCCCCGGCCAACGCCGGCGCGGTGCTGCGCGTGGCCGAAGCCGCGGGGGCGGACGCCGTCGGGGCCTTGCCGGGGACCGTCGACCTCCTGTCCCCCAAAGCGCTGCGGGCCTCCGCCGGCAGCGCTTTCCGCGTGCCCCTTTTCCGCCTGGAAAAACCCGGCGATCTCCCCCGATCCGATTTGACTTTCCTGGTGGCCGACGCCCGGGGCGATGTCGATTACACCGATTTCGATTGGACCCGTCCCACGGCCCTCCTGTTGGGCGGGGAAGGCGCCGGCCCCCGGTCGGCCCCCTTGGCGGATTTGAACGTTCGGAAAGTGCGCGTCCCCATGGCCGGCCGAACCGAATCCCTCAATGTGGCCGTGGCGGCCGGAATCCTGCTCATGGAAGCCCGACGCCAAAGAACCCGCGCGTCATGA
- a CDS encoding GAF domain-containing protein: MARAKTAVVLDTSEELDLLHKITNIIGSTLELNTMLQEIVGLVSGVTRADACFIYLHEPAQDCLVLSASKTPHPGEIGRIRLRMGEGLTGWVAEHKKPLALPEKAHEDHRFKFFQNLPEDKFESFLSVPILIKDAVVGVINVQHRKAHTHTERTQKLLTTIARQVGGALENARLYEETRRRADAIQTLSAVSHTVASDRYADEILQLIVSMTAGLLKSKICSVMLLDETGAELRIAATQSLSEAYRNKPALLVEKSLSGQAVLQKKPLIVKDVRQDKRFSFRDIAVTEGLVSLLSVPMLYKGKVLGVINTYAAEPYDYTKDDVSILQSVANQCASAIMQTRLLQDKLAAQEQLESRKLVERAKALLMKKRGLSEPDAFREIQKQSMDRRKSMKEIAEALLLAADLG; the protein is encoded by the coding sequence ATGGCCCGTGCAAAGACCGCCGTTGTTTTGGACACGTCCGAAGAATTGGACCTGCTGCACAAAATCACCAACATCATCGGGTCCACCCTGGAACTCAACACCATGCTGCAGGAAATCGTCGGCCTGGTCAGCGGGGTCACGCGCGCCGACGCTTGTTTTATCTATCTCCACGAACCGGCCCAGGACTGCCTGGTGTTGTCCGCTTCCAAAACCCCGCACCCCGGGGAAATCGGCCGAATCCGCCTTAGGATGGGCGAAGGTTTGACGGGCTGGGTCGCGGAGCACAAAAAACCCCTGGCCCTTCCCGAAAAAGCCCACGAGGACCACCGCTTCAAATTTTTTCAAAACCTCCCCGAAGACAAATTCGAGTCCTTCCTCTCGGTGCCCATCCTGATCAAGGACGCCGTGGTCGGGGTCATCAACGTCCAGCACCGGAAGGCCCACACCCACACGGAACGAACACAAAAACTCCTCACCACCATCGCCCGCCAGGTGGGCGGCGCCCTGGAAAACGCCCGGCTGTACGAGGAAACCCGCCGCCGCGCCGACGCCATTCAAACCCTGTCGGCCGTGAGCCACACCGTGGCTTCCGACCGCTACGCCGACGAGATTTTGCAGTTGATCGTCAGCATGACCGCCGGCCTGCTCAAATCCAAAATCTGCTCGGTGATGCTTTTGGACGAAACCGGGGCGGAGTTGCGCATCGCGGCGACACAGTCCCTTTCGGAGGCCTACCGCAACAAACCGGCCCTGCTGGTGGAGAAAAGCCTCTCGGGCCAGGCCGTTTTGCAGAAAAAACCCTTGATCGTGAAAGACGTGCGCCAAGACAAGCGGTTTTCCTTCCGGGACATCGCGGTGACGGAGGGGCTCGTGTCCCTGCTGTCGGTGCCCATGCTGTATAAGGGCAAGGTGCTCGGCGTGATCAACACCTACGCCGCCGAACCCTACGACTACACCAAGGACGATGTGTCCATCCTGCAGTCGGTGGCCAACCAGTGCGCCTCGGCCATCATGCAGACGCGCCTCCTGCAAGACAAACTGGCCGCCCAGGAACAGCTCGAATCGCGCAAACTCGTCGAACGGGCCAAGGCCCTCCTCATGAAAAAGCGGGGACTCTCCGAACCGGACGCCTTCCGCGAAATTCAGAAGCAAAGCATGGACCGCCGAAAATCCATGAAAGAAATCGCCGAAGCCCTCCTTTTGGCGGCCGATCTCGGGTGA
- a CDS encoding DUF2892 domain-containing protein, producing the protein MRQVQIVAGSLVVIGGLWSGPGRWLAVAVGAGLVFAGASGYCGLARVLGFLPWNRAPKPPGGPA; encoded by the coding sequence ATGCGTCAGGTGCAAATCGTCGCGGGAAGTCTCGTGGTGATCGGCGGACTCTGGTCCGGCCCCGGTCGTTGGTTGGCCGTGGCCGTGGGCGCGGGGTTGGTCTTCGCCGGGGCGTCCGGGTATTGCGGACTGGCCCGCGTCCTGGGCTTTCTCCCATGGAACCGCGCCCCCAAGCCTCCCGGGGGCCCCGCGTAA
- the ispG gene encoding (E)-4-hydroxy-3-methylbut-2-enyl-diphosphate synthase: MDPLPFSPDVFAYQRRPTRVVRVGDVGVGGDNPLRLQSMTTTRTQDTDATVAQAIRLVQAGCEIVRITAPSEVDARNLKNIAAALRAKGVRVPLVADIHFRPDAALEAAEHVEKVRINPGNFSDAKAFKTRDYTDREYALELERIEERFTPLVLKLKRLGRALRIGTNHGSLSDRILNRFGDTPEGMVESALEFLRVCRKNDYHDVIFSMKASNPKVMIAAYRLLAARLDAEGGDYPFHLGVTEAGDGEDGRIKSAVGIGALLEDGLGDTVRVSLTEDPEFELPVARRLTAPYQGRAPIAYARESGGAAPPRDPTHYSRRPTRELRVGPVALGKDHPPRVAVETGGTAAPDFKTRLDKIHAAGLGLAPELVVWPAQAAVDIDRLRDFKKALGFETRVGFVLRADGPVDPAAALAVADALWLPEAAGDVRPAARAAADAGKPLWLTGARAETLLTAAHGASTVHRDLVLGLRGADVSFLLHQTRFLTSREWVAASGIPLLLVLPPQDPGEESLLGSAVLAGGLLTDGLGDALFLSGLGLAGDLERAGNLLQGAGARISKTEFVSCPSCGRTLFDLQTTTERIKRRTGHLKNVKIAIMGCIVNGPGEMADADFGYVGGGVDKINLYVGKECVEKGIATADADERLVALIRRHGKWTDPS, from the coding sequence ATGGACCCATTGCCCTTCAGCCCCGATGTTTTCGCCTATCAACGCCGACCGACCCGCGTGGTCCGGGTGGGCGACGTCGGTGTCGGCGGGGACAACCCCCTCCGCCTCCAGTCGATGACCACCACGCGCACCCAGGACACCGACGCCACGGTGGCCCAGGCGATCCGCCTGGTGCAAGCGGGTTGCGAGATCGTGCGGATCACGGCCCCCTCCGAGGTCGACGCCCGCAATTTGAAAAACATCGCCGCGGCGCTCCGGGCCAAGGGCGTGCGCGTGCCGCTCGTGGCCGACATCCATTTCCGCCCCGACGCCGCCCTCGAAGCCGCCGAACACGTCGAGAAAGTGCGGATCAACCCCGGCAATTTTTCCGACGCGAAAGCGTTTAAAACCCGCGACTACACCGACCGGGAATACGCGCTCGAGCTCGAACGCATCGAGGAGCGCTTCACCCCGCTGGTGCTGAAGCTCAAGCGACTCGGGCGGGCGCTGCGCATCGGCACCAACCACGGCTCCCTCTCCGACCGGATTCTGAACCGGTTCGGGGACACCCCCGAAGGGATGGTCGAAAGCGCCCTGGAGTTTCTGCGCGTTTGCCGCAAGAACGACTACCACGACGTCATTTTTTCCATGAAGGCCTCGAACCCCAAGGTGATGATCGCCGCCTACCGCCTGTTGGCCGCGCGGCTCGACGCCGAGGGGGGCGACTACCCCTTCCACCTGGGCGTCACCGAGGCCGGCGACGGCGAGGACGGTCGCATCAAATCCGCCGTCGGGATCGGCGCCCTGCTGGAGGACGGCCTGGGCGACACGGTGCGCGTGTCCCTCACCGAGGACCCCGAATTCGAATTGCCCGTGGCCCGGCGGCTGACGGCCCCTTATCAGGGCCGCGCGCCCATCGCCTACGCCCGGGAATCCGGGGGCGCGGCCCCGCCCCGCGACCCCACCCATTACTCCCGCCGGCCCACGCGGGAATTGCGGGTGGGACCCGTGGCGCTGGGCAAGGACCACCCGCCCCGCGTCGCCGTCGAAACCGGCGGAACGGCCGCCCCGGATTTCAAAACCCGGCTCGACAAAATCCACGCCGCCGGCCTTGGCCTCGCCCCCGAGCTCGTCGTTTGGCCGGCCCAGGCGGCCGTCGACATTGACCGCCTGCGGGATTTCAAGAAGGCCCTCGGGTTTGAAACGCGCGTCGGCTTCGTCCTGCGCGCCGACGGTCCGGTCGATCCCGCCGCGGCCCTGGCCGTCGCCGACGCCCTCTGGCTGCCGGAGGCCGCCGGGGACGTCCGCCCGGCCGCGCGCGCCGCCGCCGACGCGGGCAAGCCCCTTTGGCTGACGGGCGCCCGGGCGGAGACCTTATTGACGGCCGCCCACGGCGCCTCCACCGTCCACCGCGATTTGGTCCTCGGCCTGCGGGGGGCGGACGTTTCCTTTCTTTTGCACCAAACGCGGTTTTTGACGTCACGCGAGTGGGTCGCCGCCTCGGGGATCCCCCTCCTGTTGGTCCTCCCCCCCCAGGACCCCGGCGAAGAATCCCTCTTGGGCTCGGCGGTGCTGGCCGGGGGGCTCTTGACCGACGGCCTGGGCGACGCGCTTTTCCTTTCGGGCCTTGGCTTGGCGGGCGACCTGGAACGCGCGGGCAACCTGCTCCAGGGCGCGGGGGCGCGCATCAGCAAAACCGAATTCGTCTCCTGCCCCTCCTGCGGCCGCACCCTCTTCGACTTGCAGACCACCACCGAGCGGATCAAGCGGCGCACGGGCCATCTCAAAAATGTCAAAATCGCCATCATGGGATGCATCGTGAACGGGCCCGGGGAAATGGCCGACGCCGATTTCGGTTACGTGGGGGGCGGCGTGGATAAAATCAATTTGTACGTCGGCAAAGAATGCGTGGAGAAGGGCATCGCCACCGCCGACGCCGACGAACGCCTGGTGGCGCTCATTCGCCGCCACGGCAAATGGACGGACCCGTCTTGA
- a CDS encoding DUF1343 domain-containing protein, producing MKPVRPGVEGFLTEKKWRGPRLGLIAHAASVRPDLTPTALALQRAGFRLTALFAPEHGLAAALQDQAPVQGARDKATGLPLFSLYGKTLAPTPSMLDKIDAMVFDLQDIGVRYYTFVWTLALALEACARAKKPFLVLDRPNPLGGRTDGNLPNPDHLSFVGLHPVPVLHGLTAGELALWLNATRGWGADLRVFPATGWRRNQRFDATGLPWVLPSPNMPTLETASVYGGACLFEATNLSEGRGTTRPFEILGAPFLDGDAWARALARHALPGVAFRPLVFRPTFNKWAGRLCGGVQTHVTDWSAFSPFLTGVALLHTARRLAPRQFRWSPPPYEYERVKRPIDILTGSPAVRRAVDGGASLNDLAAPWAAQRAMFRAAVAPFRLYKSI from the coding sequence ATGAAACCCGTCCGTCCGGGGGTGGAAGGATTCCTGACGGAAAAAAAATGGCGCGGACCGCGGTTGGGGCTCATCGCCCACGCGGCCTCCGTCCGCCCCGATTTAACGCCCACCGCCCTCGCCCTGCAACGCGCGGGGTTCCGGCTCACCGCCCTTTTCGCGCCGGAACACGGCCTCGCGGCGGCCCTCCAGGACCAGGCCCCCGTGCAGGGCGCCCGGGACAAGGCCACGGGACTCCCGTTGTTCAGCCTCTACGGAAAAACCCTCGCCCCGACCCCGTCCATGCTCGACAAAATCGACGCGATGGTCTTCGACCTGCAGGACATCGGGGTGCGTTATTACACGTTCGTCTGGACCTTGGCGCTCGCCCTCGAGGCCTGCGCCCGGGCGAAAAAACCCTTCCTCGTGTTGGACCGGCCCAACCCCCTCGGCGGCCGAACGGACGGGAACCTCCCGAACCCGGACCACCTTTCCTTTGTCGGACTCCATCCCGTGCCCGTGCTCCACGGCCTCACCGCCGGCGAACTGGCGCTTTGGCTGAACGCGACGCGCGGCTGGGGCGCGGACCTGCGGGTGTTTCCCGCGACGGGGTGGCGGCGAAATCAACGCTTCGACGCCACCGGCCTGCCCTGGGTCCTGCCTTCCCCCAACATGCCGACGCTGGAGACCGCGTCCGTCTACGGGGGCGCGTGCCTCTTCGAGGCGACGAACCTTTCGGAGGGGCGCGGGACCACGCGTCCCTTTGAAATCCTGGGGGCGCCCTTTTTGGACGGCGACGCCTGGGCCCGCGCCCTGGCGCGGCACGCGTTGCCCGGGGTGGCGTTCCGGCCGCTCGTGTTCCGGCCGACCTTCAACAAATGGGCGGGCCGACTCTGCGGCGGCGTGCAAACGCACGTGACGGATTGGTCCGCCTTCTCCCCCTTCTTGACGGGCGTCGCCCTTTTGCACACCGCCCGCCGCCTGGCCCCGCGGCAATTCCGCTGGTCCCCCCCGCCCTACGAATACGAGAGGGTCAAACGGCCCATCGACATCCTGACCGGCTCTCCGGCGGTGCGTCGCGCCGTGGACGGCGGCGCTTCTTTAAACGACCTCGCCGCGCCCTGGGCGGCACAGCGCGCGATGTTCCGGGCGGCGGTCGCGCCCTTTCGTCTTTATAAATCCATTTAG
- a CDS encoding iron-sulfur cluster assembly accessory protein: MPNLFDVTDRAAARARQLLSGRGPDAALRVRVIPGGCSGLSYALAPLDGPAPAGDQRVESNGLAVYVERQSLLYLAGTTLDYESNIFASRFTFKNPNAAEACSCGESFAPRAGLPTDNVRPTPCKK; the protein is encoded by the coding sequence ATGCCTAATTTGTTCGACGTCACGGACCGGGCCGCCGCCCGCGCGCGCCAACTGCTCTCCGGCCGCGGGCCCGACGCGGCCCTGCGGGTGCGGGTGATCCCGGGCGGATGCTCCGGTTTGAGCTACGCGCTGGCCCCTTTGGACGGACCCGCCCCGGCGGGGGACCAACGGGTGGAATCGAACGGTCTCGCGGTCTACGTCGAACGTCAAAGCCTGTTGTATCTGGCGGGGACGACCCTCGATTACGAATCGAATATTTTCGCAAGCCGCTTCACCTTCAAGAACCCCAACGCCGCCGAAGCCTGTTCCTGCGGGGAGTCTTTCGCGCCGCGGGCGGGTCTGCCCACCGACAACGTCCGGCCCACCCCCTGCAAGAAGTGA
- a CDS encoding iron-sulfur cluster assembly accessory protein: MLTLTPSAVQKVKDLYSQDNSLTGKSLRVFVGQGHGCSSYEYGFSFDQAKDGDTTLPCDGFQVVVDAPSAALLKGSVIDFKEDFSGGGFAIQNPNAKRSCGCGKSFDA; encoded by the coding sequence ATGCTTACACTGACCCCGAGCGCCGTTCAAAAAGTGAAGGATCTCTACAGCCAGGACAATAGTTTGACGGGAAAATCCCTGCGCGTGTTCGTGGGCCAAGGCCACGGGTGTTCCAGCTACGAGTACGGCTTTTCCTTCGACCAGGCCAAAGACGGCGACACGACCCTTCCCTGCGACGGGTTCCAGGTGGTTGTCGACGCCCCCAGCGCCGCCCTCTTGAAGGGTTCGGTCATTGATTTCAAGGAAGATTTTTCGGGGGGCGGGTTCGCCATTCAAAACCCCAACGCCAAGCGCAGCTGCGGTTGCGGGAAATCGTTTGATGCCTAA